One part of the Anaerolineales bacterium genome encodes these proteins:
- the recO gene encoding DNA repair protein RecO, translating into MAREARTQRVEGIVLKHADFGEADRLVTLFTREEGKLRAIAKGARKPGSRKGGHLEPFTRVSLLLGKGREIPVVEQAEAVELNAALSSNLVALGYAAYVVELVDKFSADHDENRGVYRLTRDTLQRLAGGEDLQLAVRFFEVKLLEQMGFRPQLQQCAACGQEIQPEDQYFSFELGGALCPRCGRRPAGAAVSLPQRISLGALKVLRHLQRSDYATARRVQPSPPVQVELESLMNLYVSYLLERSLNTPKFLRRVRK; encoded by the coding sequence ATGGCACGTGAAGCCCGCACCCAGCGCGTAGAGGGCATTGTGTTGAAGCATGCTGATTTTGGCGAGGCGGACCGCCTGGTGACCCTGTTCACGCGCGAGGAGGGCAAGCTGCGCGCGATTGCCAAGGGGGCGCGCAAACCCGGCTCACGCAAGGGCGGGCACCTGGAGCCCTTCACGCGGGTGAGCCTGCTGCTGGGCAAGGGTCGCGAGATCCCGGTGGTGGAGCAAGCCGAGGCGGTGGAGCTGAATGCGGCGTTGAGCAGCAACCTGGTGGCGCTGGGCTATGCCGCGTATGTGGTGGAGCTGGTGGATAAGTTCAGCGCCGATCACGACGAGAACCGCGGCGTGTACCGCCTGACGCGGGATACCCTGCAGCGGCTGGCCGGCGGCGAAGACCTGCAGCTGGCGGTGCGCTTTTTTGAAGTCAAGTTGCTGGAGCAGATGGGCTTCCGCCCGCAGCTGCAGCAGTGCGCCGCCTGCGGCCAGGAGATCCAGCCCGAGGACCAATACTTCTCGTTTGAGCTTGGCGGAGCGCTGTGTCCGCGTTGCGGGCGCAGACCCGCAGGCGCGGCGGTCAGTTTGCCGCAGCGCATCAGCCTGGGGGCGCTGAAGGTGCTGCGCCACCTTCAGCGCAGCGACTATGCCACGGCGCGGCGGGTGCAGCCCAGCCCGCCGGTGCAAGTTGAACTAGAATCGCTGATGAACCTGTATGTCTCGTATCTGTTGGAGCGTAGTTTGAATACGCCCAAGTTCTTGCGCCGCGTGCGCAAGTAA
- a CDS encoding VOC family protein gives MKLGAFSISLAVKDIKASREFYEKLGFTVFGGNQDDNWLMLQNGIATIGLFQGMFEDNLITFNPGWDQNAKELTEFTDVRDIQSSLKQSGLELQTEVDTEKASGPGHLVVLDPDGNTILIDQHR, from the coding sequence ATGAAACTTGGAGCGTTTTCGATCAGCCTGGCCGTGAAGGATATTAAGGCCTCGCGTGAGTTCTACGAAAAATTGGGCTTTACCGTCTTTGGCGGCAATCAGGATGACAACTGGCTTATGCTGCAGAACGGGATTGCGACCATCGGCCTCTTCCAGGGCATGTTCGAGGACAACCTCATAACCTTCAACCCGGGCTGGGACCAGAATGCCAAAGAACTGACGGAGTTCACCGATGTGCGTGACATCCAAAGCAGCTTGAAGCAAAGTGGCCTCGAGCTGCAAACCGAGGTTGACACCGAGAAAGCCAGCGGTCCAGGGCATCTTGTAGTGCTGGACCCGGACGGCAACACCATCCTGATCGATCAGCATCGCTAG
- a CDS encoding class I SAM-dependent methyltransferase, whose protein sequence is MLNSKITYDAEHLRKLYNRSQETLLEMAAPSYLHPNPLIRWIVGRRMREAISFLNLEEGASLLDFGCGAGILFLQLPNDGRSYIGVDLELWPAEGMLAHHGRTDVKLYDSQTWVSQVADRSLDNITALEVLEHVSDLPALLTTFRQKLGHEGRLVVSGPTENKIYKLARKVSGFSGDYHVRDIFEIRKAIEAAGFVLEQRSQLPLPGPLCLFSVERYRLAE, encoded by the coding sequence ATGCTTAACAGCAAAATCACTTACGACGCCGAGCATCTCAGGAAGCTGTACAACCGCTCTCAAGAGACCTTGCTTGAGATGGCGGCTCCCTCCTATTTGCATCCCAACCCCCTCATCCGCTGGATCGTAGGCAGGCGCATGCGAGAAGCGATCAGCTTCCTGAACCTGGAAGAGGGCGCCAGCTTGCTTGACTTTGGCTGCGGGGCGGGCATTTTGTTTTTGCAGCTGCCGAATGACGGACGTTCTTATATTGGAGTGGACCTTGAGCTCTGGCCTGCAGAAGGAATGCTGGCGCACCATGGGCGCACCGATGTAAAGCTCTATGACAGTCAGACATGGGTAAGCCAGGTTGCCGATCGGAGCCTGGACAATATCACGGCTCTCGAAGTTTTAGAACATGTTTCTGACCTGCCTGCTTTGTTGACCACGTTTCGTCAGAAGCTTGGCCATGAGGGAAGGTTGGTTGTATCCGGCCCCACCGAGAACAAAATATACAAGCTGGCTCGCAAGGTGTCTGGTTTTTCCGGGGATTATCACGTCCGTGATATTTTCGAGATCCGCAAGGCGATTGAGGCGGCTGGGTTCGTGCTAGAGCAGCGCTCGCAGCTGCCTCTGCCGGGGCCACTGTGCTTGTTCTCGGTGGAGCGCTACAGGCTGGCGGAGTAG
- a CDS encoding flippase-like domain-containing protein, translating into MFRRTRWSAHLQIGFGLVILGLVLYGAVQQWPRIQPVLAELRWGWMAGVMLVQMGCLLVLPGPLWVWLASQQKTFTFLEAARIFFLSQPAKYLPGGIWAFPAKGLLLKQRGFSNQVTAGAILYETLALCSGALVLGSLASDIAIVDLRWIAAGGVVLGWVAMLILLKPPGALARLPEKWRLASSEPITLGAAAWKATLSLAVASAGWVLAGAAFYMTLLALGVPPGADIALVSIASFAISWLLGFVVFLSPGGVGVREASLVLLAGGAVAAPILYPAAILSRLLWSLGELMLYFYFSGPWRRPPQKNA; encoded by the coding sequence ATGTTTAGGCGCACACGCTGGTCTGCGCACCTTCAAATTGGCTTTGGTCTTGTGATCCTGGGCCTGGTGTTGTATGGCGCGGTGCAGCAGTGGCCGCGCATCCAGCCGGTGCTGGCCGAGCTGCGCTGGGGCTGGATGGCGGGAGTCATGCTGGTTCAGATGGGCTGCCTGCTGGTGCTGCCTGGGCCGCTTTGGGTTTGGCTGGCCAGCCAGCAGAAGACTTTTACTTTTCTGGAGGCTGCAAGGATTTTTTTCCTTTCACAACCGGCCAAATATTTGCCTGGCGGCATCTGGGCCTTCCCTGCCAAGGGCTTATTACTCAAGCAGCGAGGCTTTTCAAATCAAGTCACCGCAGGCGCGATCCTGTATGAGACGCTGGCATTATGCAGCGGTGCACTGGTGTTGGGATCGCTTGCCAGTGATATTGCGATTGTGGACCTGCGCTGGATCGCGGCAGGCGGGGTAGTGCTGGGCTGGGTTGCCATGTTGATCTTGCTGAAACCGCCGGGGGCCTTGGCCCGGCTGCCGGAGAAATGGCGGCTTGCAAGCAGTGAACCCATTACGCTCGGCGCAGCTGCATGGAAGGCGACGCTTTCGCTCGCCGTGGCCAGCGCCGGGTGGGTGCTGGCGGGCGCGGCCTTTTATATGACCTTGCTGGCCCTGGGCGTGCCACCGGGTGCTGACATTGCGTTGGTTTCGATCGCCTCTTTTGCAATCTCATGGTTGCTTGGCTTTGTCGTGTTTCTCTCACCGGGCGGAGTCGGCGTTCGAGAAGCAAGCCTGGTTTTGCTGGCCGGGGGCGCAGTGGCCGCGCCGATCTTGTATCCTGCGGCGATCCTCTCGCGGCTACTGTGGTCGCTGGGGGAGCTTATGTTATATTTTTATTTTTCGGGGCCTTGGCGAAGACCACCTCAAAAAAATGCTTAA
- a CDS encoding class I SAM-dependent methyltransferase: MYVGKLPTPEDLAQLYSDKFFGSSSKFDAADNSPSMVNGRDRVSQIMALPGIGVQAWLDVGCATGEFLLAGRGFAQELHGTDISAYAIDVARRRGLEDLKVGSFSALEYSPAKFDLITMWDLIEHVEDPATVLRKAFEYLTPGGYLVLSTGDVESLASRLMGRFWHLMIPPFHTYFFSRKTIERYLRTAGFTEIHVRYPGKVVPLDFMLEKAARLVSPRLSERVQPLLRRVKLGRFRFSVNLFDIMTVDARKPANV, translated from the coding sequence GTGTATGTGGGCAAGCTGCCCACTCCCGAAGATTTGGCGCAGCTTTACTCAGATAAATTTTTCGGGTCTTCTTCAAAATTTGATGCCGCCGATAACAGCCCCAGCATGGTCAATGGGCGCGACCGCGTGAGCCAGATCATGGCCCTGCCGGGCATCGGCGTACAGGCCTGGCTGGATGTGGGCTGTGCCACGGGCGAGTTCCTGCTGGCCGGGCGCGGGTTTGCGCAGGAATTGCATGGCACGGACATTTCTGCATATGCGATCGATGTGGCCCGCCGCCGCGGCCTGGAGGATTTGAAGGTCGGCAGTTTCTCCGCGCTGGAGTACAGCCCGGCCAAGTTTGACCTGATCACGATGTGGGACCTGATCGAGCATGTAGAAGACCCCGCTACCGTGTTGCGCAAGGCCTTTGAATATCTAACGCCTGGCGGCTATTTGGTTTTGAGCACAGGCGATGTGGAAAGCCTGGCGAGCAGGCTGATGGGCCGCTTCTGGCACCTCATGATCCCGCCCTTTCATACGTACTTCTTCTCCCGCAAAACCATTGAACGCTATCTGCGGACAGCGGGGTTTACCGAGATCCATGTCAGGTATCCCGGCAAGGTGGTTCCGCTCGACTTCATGCTGGAGAAGGCGGCGCGGCTGGTGAGCCCGCGATTGAGCGAGCGCGTGCAGCCGCTTTTGCGGAGGGTTAAGCTGGGGCGCTTTCGCTTCTCGGTCAATCTCTTTGACATCATGACGGTGGATGCGAGAAAACCTGCGAATGTTTAG
- a CDS encoding glycosyltransferase family 2 protein: protein MELLKKAELELSVVLPAYNEAEVMAELLQRLLSELRKSKLPFETILVDDGSQDATAEKAELVKQEFPELIVIRHPYNKGNGSAVKTGLRAAKGRVVVCMDADGQHDVADLLHLYDAIGEYDLVVGARTESYKSPPTRKLGNWIFNQFASKLTGFKIQDLTSGFRAFRREAIVPYIDLLPARFSYPTTSTLVFLKAGYNVKYLPVQVKPRNQGQSKIAIVKDGWRFMMIILKIIVLFEPLQIFLPVAMLFLLTALASTGYASISLQRLFIPNSGALFFSISVLVFLLGLIAEQITNLQIMSSKNGR, encoded by the coding sequence ATGGAATTGCTTAAAAAGGCCGAATTAGAGTTGAGCGTCGTGCTGCCCGCCTATAACGAGGCTGAAGTAATGGCCGAGTTGCTTCAGCGTCTTCTGAGTGAGCTGCGAAAAAGCAAGCTGCCTTTTGAGACGATCCTGGTGGATGACGGTTCGCAGGATGCTACAGCTGAGAAGGCTGAGCTTGTAAAACAGGAATTTCCTGAGCTGATCGTGATCAGACACCCCTACAACAAAGGAAATGGAAGCGCAGTCAAAACCGGCTTGCGGGCCGCGAAGGGGCGCGTGGTCGTATGCATGGATGCAGACGGCCAGCATGATGTGGCTGATCTGCTGCATCTGTACGATGCAATCGGGGAATACGATCTTGTGGTGGGGGCGCGGACAGAAAGCTACAAGAGCCCACCGACTCGTAAGCTGGGAAACTGGATCTTCAATCAGTTTGCCAGCAAGCTAACCGGCTTTAAGATACAGGACCTTACTTCTGGTTTTCGCGCCTTCCGGCGCGAGGCGATCGTCCCCTACATTGATCTGCTGCCGGCGCGCTTTTCTTATCCCACAACCAGCACTCTAGTCTTCCTTAAAGCGGGATACAACGTCAAATATCTGCCTGTTCAAGTTAAGCCAAGAAACCAGGGGCAAAGCAAGATAGCCATTGTGAAAGACGGCTGGCGCTTTATGATGATCATTCTCAAGATCATCGTGCTCTTTGAGCCTCTGCAGATCTTCCTGCCGGTTGCGATGCTGTTCCTATTAACCGCTCTAGCGTCTACTGGGTATGCATCCATCTCGCTGCAAAGGCTCTTTATCCCGAACTCCGGCGCCTTGTTCTTTTCCATATCGGTTTTAGTGTTCCTGCTGGGTTTGATCGCTGAGCAGATCACCAACCTCCAGATCATGTCCAGCAAAAATGGCAGATAG
- a CDS encoding PadR family transcriptional regulator, producing MTNAELAILGLIAEAPRHGYEIEQVLEQRNMRRWADIGFSSIYYLLSKLEKKGWIRSEMQPAVGKGPARRVYRILPSGQDAWYQATLAALGGPGQANTAFLVGLAGLPGIRPQDAVAALRQYRRHVLERIQEVEQAWQGAENLPAFLQGMFEYSANTLQTELDWLDRYIPRFESQVTEQDDEEDM from the coding sequence ATGACAAACGCAGAGCTCGCCATCCTCGGCCTGATCGCCGAAGCCCCTCGCCACGGCTACGAGATCGAGCAAGTGCTCGAGCAGCGCAACATGCGCCGCTGGGCCGATATTGGCTTCTCCTCCATTTACTACCTGCTCAGCAAGCTCGAGAAAAAAGGCTGGATCCGCAGTGAAATGCAGCCCGCCGTGGGCAAAGGCCCGGCCCGCCGGGTCTACCGCATCCTGCCCAGCGGGCAGGATGCCTGGTACCAGGCCACCCTGGCCGCCCTCGGCGGCCCCGGCCAAGCCAATACCGCCTTCCTCGTGGGCCTGGCGGGCTTACCCGGCATCCGCCCGCAGGATGCGGTGGCCGCCTTGCGCCAGTACCGCCGCCACGTGCTCGAACGCATTCAGGAGGTGGAGCAGGCCTGGCAGGGGGCCGAGAACCTGCCCGCCTTTCTGCAGGGCATGTTCGAGTACAGTGCCAACACCCTCCAAACCGAGCTCGATTGGCTCGACCGTTACATTCCGCGCTTTGAAAGCCAGGTCACCGAGCAGGACGACGAAGAAGATATGTAA
- a CDS encoding GyrI-like domain-containing protein: protein MEKLDLKKEYKHLYNPSAKQVSLVTVPRFNFIMIDGVIPPNVKVDDAPDYQNAVEALYSLSYTIKFMCKKRKTDPIDYAVMPLEGLWWSKSSHEEFTPNRKDTWYFTAMIMQPSPVTKAIFAEGVEAVRAKKNPAMLDAARFEAFAEGKAVQVMHLGPYADEPATIARMVAFSDEQGFKPNGKHHEIYLGDPRRTAPSKLKTVLRHPVK from the coding sequence ATGGAAAAACTGGACCTCAAAAAAGAATACAAGCACCTCTACAACCCAAGCGCCAAACAGGTCTCGCTGGTCACTGTGCCGCGTTTCAACTTCATCATGATCGACGGCGTCATCCCACCCAACGTCAAAGTGGATGATGCGCCGGATTATCAGAACGCGGTCGAAGCGCTCTACAGCCTCTCGTACACCATCAAATTCATGTGCAAGAAGCGCAAGACGGATCCCATCGACTACGCCGTGATGCCGCTCGAAGGACTATGGTGGAGCAAGAGCAGCCACGAGGAATTCACCCCCAACCGAAAAGACACTTGGTACTTCACCGCCATGATCATGCAGCCCAGCCCGGTCACCAAAGCCATCTTCGCCGAAGGTGTGGAGGCCGTGCGCGCCAAGAAGAACCCGGCTATGCTGGACGCGGCCCGCTTCGAAGCCTTTGCCGAGGGCAAAGCCGTGCAGGTCATGCACCTCGGGCCATATGCTGACGAGCCGGCCACTATTGCGCGCATGGTGGCCTTCAGCGACGAGCAGGGCTTCAAGCCCAACGGCAAACATCATGAGATCTACCTGGGCGACCCGCGCCGCACCGCCCCCAGCAAGCTCAAGACCGTGCTGCGGCATCCGGTGAAGTAA
- a CDS encoding methyltransferase domain-containing protein, whose product MDAAVAQQLVALNKEFYQTHAEAFSATRGRLQPGTQRILNDLLPSARILDLGCGNGGVAAQLAASGHEGGYVGVDFSEGLLAAARERVAAYPGYPAEFVQADLSGEWAAALDGKFDVVLAMAVMHHIPGRELQLTFLRQVRALVREGGRFVHSNWQFMRSPKLAARVQSWAAAGLDESQVDAGDHLLDWRSGVREGHALRYVHQFSEEELAGLAAEASFTVSDLFYSDGSTGDLSLYSVWGKATHGEQ is encoded by the coding sequence ATGGATGCCGCGGTAGCGCAGCAATTGGTTGCCCTGAACAAAGAATTCTATCAAACGCACGCTGAAGCGTTTTCGGCTACCCGCGGGCGGTTGCAACCGGGCACCCAGCGAATACTCAACGACCTGCTCCCCTCGGCGCGCATACTTGACCTGGGCTGCGGCAACGGCGGCGTGGCGGCGCAGCTGGCGGCCAGCGGACACGAAGGCGGCTATGTGGGTGTGGATTTTAGCGAGGGCTTGCTGGCGGCCGCCCGGGAGCGGGTGGCGGCGTATCCGGGCTACCCTGCCGAGTTTGTGCAGGCTGACCTGAGCGGGGAATGGGCCGCGGCGTTGGACGGCAAATTTGATGTCGTGCTTGCCATGGCGGTGATGCATCACATCCCGGGGCGCGAGCTGCAGCTGACGTTCCTGCGCCAGGTGCGTGCTCTGGTGAGAGAGGGCGGGCGCTTCGTACATTCCAACTGGCAGTTCATGCGCAGCCCCAAGCTGGCGGCCCGCGTGCAGTCGTGGGCGGCGGCTGGATTGGACGAGAGCCAGGTGGACGCGGGCGATCATTTGCTGGACTGGCGCAGCGGCGTGCGCGAAGGGCATGCGCTGCGCTATGTGCACCAGTTCAGCGAGGAGGAGTTGGCGGGGTTGGCGGCGGAGGCGAGCTTTACGGTAAGCGATCTGTTTTATTCTGACGGTAGCACAGGGGATCTGAGCCTGTATTCGGTGTGGGGCAAAGCCACGCACGGCGAACAATAG
- a CDS encoding tRNA uridine(34) 5-carboxymethylaminomethyl modification radical SAM/GNAT enzyme Elp3 — protein MALLTPQEPRIHAWEESKLPTHERMQRARLILEEVRAGANPHEALRRYPLDGEGGGYIGKQFLVAAYRQLVAAGEMAEDPALLHRIRLKPMRSLSGVSVVTVLTKPYPCPGKCVFCPTDVRMPKSYLPDEPGAMRALQHQFDPYAQVRSRLDALEAVGHPTDKIEFLILGGTWSSYTRAYQEEFVLRMFEALNDQPFATIEEAHAYNETAAHRNVGLAIETRPDHVNADEIAWLRRLGVTKVQLGAQSFDDGVLELNKRGHTAAETQRAVDQLRAAGFKIVLHLMPNLLGATPQTDREDFVKLWAGHNPDELKIYPTQLLENAELYLHWQRGEYQPYTTEELVELLAELKANIPAYCRVNRVIRDIPSTNVVEGNKRTSLRMDVHQRMHERGQRCRCIRCREVRGRAVNPVELELQDLPYSTPHAHEHFLSYVTPEDKLAGFLRLSLPAAAAPHTGLDELAGAALVREVHVYGQSLEVGAEQTGAAQHIGLGTQLLAHAEGIARQAGYPRMAIIAAVGTRRYYAGRGYRLQGTYMVKEL, from the coding sequence ATGGCCTTACTTACGCCCCAGGAACCCCGCATCCACGCGTGGGAGGAGTCCAAACTCCCCACCCATGAGCGTATGCAACGCGCCCGCCTGATCTTGGAGGAAGTGCGCGCCGGCGCCAACCCACACGAGGCGCTGCGCCGCTACCCGCTGGATGGCGAGGGCGGCGGCTACATCGGCAAACAGTTCCTCGTCGCCGCCTACCGTCAGCTGGTCGCCGCGGGCGAGATGGCCGAAGACCCGGCCCTGTTGCACCGCATCCGCCTCAAACCCATGCGCTCGCTCTCCGGCGTCAGCGTGGTCACCGTGCTCACCAAGCCCTACCCCTGCCCGGGCAAGTGCGTCTTCTGCCCCACCGATGTGCGCATGCCCAAGAGCTACCTGCCAGACGAGCCCGGCGCCATGCGCGCCCTACAACACCAGTTCGACCCGTACGCGCAGGTGCGCTCGCGCCTGGACGCGCTGGAGGCTGTCGGTCACCCCACCGACAAGATCGAGTTCCTGATCCTGGGCGGCACTTGGAGCTCGTATACGCGTGCGTATCAGGAGGAGTTTGTCCTGCGCATGTTCGAGGCGCTGAACGACCAGCCCTTTGCCACGATCGAAGAGGCTCACGCCTACAACGAGACCGCCGCCCACCGCAATGTGGGCCTGGCCATCGAAACCCGGCCCGACCATGTGAACGCGGACGAGATCGCCTGGTTGCGCCGCCTGGGCGTCACCAAGGTGCAGCTCGGTGCGCAAAGTTTTGACGACGGCGTGCTGGAGTTGAACAAGCGCGGCCACACCGCCGCCGAGACCCAGCGCGCCGTAGACCAGCTGCGCGCCGCCGGTTTCAAGATCGTGCTGCATCTGATGCCCAATCTACTGGGCGCCACCCCGCAGACCGACCGTGAGGATTTTGTCAAACTATGGGCCGGTCACAACCCGGACGAATTGAAGATCTATCCCACCCAGCTGCTCGAGAACGCTGAGCTGTACCTGCACTGGCAGCGCGGCGAATACCAGCCCTATACCACCGAAGAACTGGTGGAGTTGCTCGCTGAGCTCAAAGCGAATATCCCAGCATACTGCCGGGTCAACCGCGTCATCCGAGACATCCCTTCCACCAACGTGGTCGAGGGCAACAAGCGCACCAGCCTGCGCATGGATGTGCACCAGCGCATGCACGAACGCGGCCAGCGCTGCCGCTGCATCCGCTGCCGCGAGGTGCGCGGCCGCGCCGTCAACCCCGTCGAGCTGGAATTGCAGGATCTGCCCTACAGCACGCCGCACGCCCACGAGCACTTCCTGTCCTACGTCACGCCGGAGGATAAGCTGGCCGGCTTCCTGCGTCTGTCGCTGCCCGCCGCGGCTGCACCGCATACTGGCTTGGATGAGTTAGCCGGGGCGGCCTTGGTACGCGAGGTGCATGTCTACGGCCAATCGCTCGAGGTTGGCGCCGAGCAGACCGGCGCGGCCCAGCACATTGGCCTGGGCACCCAGCTGCTCGCCCATGCCGAAGGCATAGCACGCCAGGCGGGTTACCCGCGCATGGCCATCATCGCCGCGGTGGGCACGCGCCGCTATTACGCCGGCCGCGGCTACCGCCTGCAAGGCACCTACATGGTGAAGGAGTTGTAG
- the rnhA gene encoding ribonuclease HI has product MTTLVEIFSDGSCEGNPGRGGWAALLRSDGHERELSGSEAHTTNNRMELTAALKALESLPAGSRVHFFTDSEYLRKGITEWLPGWVARGWKRKGGALANVDLWQALAKVIRQHEIEWRWVRGHAGHAENERVDRLARSAMLRA; this is encoded by the coding sequence ATGACAACGCTTGTGGAAATTTTCTCAGACGGCTCGTGCGAAGGCAACCCCGGCCGCGGCGGTTGGGCCGCCTTGCTGCGCTCAGATGGGCATGAACGTGAGCTCAGCGGCAGCGAAGCGCATACGACAAACAATCGTATGGAACTCACCGCCGCGCTGAAAGCACTGGAGTCGTTGCCGGCTGGCAGCCGCGTGCACTTTTTTACCGATTCAGAATATCTGCGCAAAGGGATCACCGAATGGCTGCCAGGCTGGGTGGCGCGCGGTTGGAAGCGCAAGGGCGGCGCGCTGGCCAATGTGGACCTGTGGCAGGCGCTGGCCAAGGTGATCCGCCAGCATGAGATCGAATGGCGCTGGGTGCGCGGCCACGCTGGCCACGCCGAGAATGAGCGGGTAGACCGGCTGGCCCGTAGCGCTATGCTACGAGCTTGA
- a CDS encoding energy-coupling factor transporter transmembrane protein EcfT: MRGGSIYIERSSGLHRLHPLTKVALTALCFASAAALPSLPWLLGLFVVLLLPLAIWGRLTGSFLKSCLLVVGPFLISLTIIQGFFSGGETILFRLGRFAFTQEGLLAGLTFAARLLVALGGTLLLMQSTPQAQLMQALTERGFPPRIAYVVLTAIQIFPSFQDRAQVIIDAQQARGLELQSGLLSRARLLLPMVGPLILGSVMDVSERAMALEARAFSSPARKTSLHILADSSSQRILRWLLVLGAAGLLAWRLWSALQ; the protein is encoded by the coding sequence ATGCGTGGCGGCAGTATCTACATCGAGCGCTCCAGTGGCCTGCACCGGCTGCACCCGCTCACCAAGGTGGCGCTCACGGCGCTGTGCTTTGCCAGCGCCGCTGCGCTGCCCAGCTTGCCCTGGCTGCTGGGCCTGTTCGTGGTGCTGCTACTGCCTCTGGCCATCTGGGGGCGGTTAACCGGCTCCTTCCTAAAATCCTGCTTGCTGGTCGTTGGGCCTTTCCTTATCTCACTCACCATCATCCAGGGCTTTTTCAGCGGCGGGGAAACGATCCTGTTCCGGCTTGGGCGCTTCGCCTTCACGCAAGAGGGATTGCTGGCCGGTCTCACCTTCGCCGCCCGCCTATTGGTGGCGCTGGGCGGCACGCTGCTGCTGATGCAGAGCACGCCGCAAGCTCAGCTGATGCAAGCCCTGACCGAGCGCGGCTTCCCGCCGCGCATTGCCTACGTTGTGCTTACCGCCATCCAGATCTTTCCCAGCTTTCAGGACCGCGCCCAGGTGATCATTGACGCGCAGCAAGCCCGCGGCCTGGAGTTGCAGAGCGGCCTGCTCAGCCGCGCCCGGCTGCTGCTGCCGATGGTAGGCCCGCTGATCCTGGGCAGCGTGATGGACGTGAGCGAGCGCGCCATGGCGCTGGAGGCGCGCGCCTTCAGCAGCCCGGCGCGCAAGACCAGCCTGCACATCCTGGCAGATAGCAGCAGCCAACGCATTCTGCGCTGGCTGCTGGTGCTGGGCGCCGCCGGCCTGCTGGCCTGGCGGCTGTGGAGCGCCCTGCAATGA
- a CDS encoding ATP-binding cassette domain-containing protein yields the protein MIELNKLSYWYPGSEEPALQRISLSIAEGEFIGIVGANGAGKSTLCYALSGFVPHFFNGELEGKLTFDGKDMASLDLGQLAGQVGLVFQNPFNQISGARFTVREEIAFGLENLGLPRGEMHARIDEALELVNIQDLADRSPFSVSGGQQQRIAIASILAMQPRVLVLDEPTSQLDPDGTRDVFTALSKLVSTRKITVILAEHKLEWLATFCDRVVALGGGKLRAEGSPQEVLSSELMLRLGIGRTQYSEAAARLLRRKQLPVTLEQAKKALK from the coding sequence ATGATCGAGCTCAATAAGCTCAGCTACTGGTACCCCGGCAGCGAGGAGCCGGCTCTGCAGCGCATCTCGCTCAGCATTGCCGAGGGCGAGTTCATCGGCATTGTCGGCGCCAACGGCGCCGGCAAGAGCACGCTGTGCTACGCGCTCAGCGGCTTCGTGCCGCACTTTTTCAACGGGGAACTTGAAGGCAAGCTCACCTTCGACGGCAAGGACATGGCCTCGCTGGACCTGGGCCAGCTGGCTGGCCAGGTGGGGCTGGTGTTCCAAAATCCGTTCAACCAGATCAGTGGAGCACGCTTTACTGTGCGCGAAGAGATCGCATTCGGGCTGGAGAACTTAGGCCTGCCGCGCGGCGAAATGCACGCCCGTATAGACGAAGCGCTTGAACTGGTCAATATTCAAGACCTGGCCGACCGCTCACCGTTCTCGGTCTCCGGTGGCCAACAGCAGCGCATCGCCATCGCCTCCATCCTGGCGATGCAGCCGCGCGTGCTGGTGCTCGACGAGCCCACCTCACAGCTTGATCCTGACGGCACACGAGACGTCTTCACCGCCCTCAGCAAGCTGGTCAGCACGCGCAAGATCACCGTCATTCTGGCAGAGCACAAGCTGGAGTGGCTGGCCACCTTCTGTGACCGCGTGGTGGCGCTGGGCGGCGGCAAATTGCGCGCCGAAGGCAGCCCGCAGGAGGTGCTGAGCTCTGAGCTGATGCTGCGACTGGGCATTGGCCGTACTCAATACAGCGAAGCAGCCGCCCGCCTGCTGCGCCGCAAGCAGCTGCCGGTTACGCTGGAGCAGGCGAAGAAGGCCCTGAAATGA